In Rhodoferax koreense, a genomic segment contains:
- a CDS encoding VOC family protein, translated as MQHRAELQAALHTIRLRSPDPLAMARFYSRAYGMSLEPLEGGYACRGPQRQVQIVGGPAHQLGFAEFALHDDAAWQAFRERARGLKTEAVPDVDGEAIGWRDPDGNLVVFSPPRQPGDAGLASSLPPATLQHFALRTPNLPDMLDFYTRQVGLVLSDAVRDPEGQLRACFLRSDHLHHALALFFAPVACFDHQSFEAPDWAAMKTWGDHMAGLREPIVWGLGRHGPGNDVFFMVRDPDGNLAEISAEIEHCESDRPAGEWPHEERTLNLWGKAILRS; from the coding sequence ATGCAACACCGTGCCGAACTGCAGGCCGCCCTGCACACCATCCGCCTTCGATCGCCCGATCCGCTGGCCATGGCCCGCTTCTACAGCCGCGCCTATGGCATGTCGCTCGAACCCTTGGAAGGCGGCTACGCCTGCCGGGGGCCGCAGCGCCAGGTGCAGATCGTCGGCGGGCCGGCCCATCAGCTGGGCTTCGCCGAATTCGCGCTGCACGACGATGCCGCGTGGCAAGCCTTTCGCGAGCGTGCCCGCGGTTTGAAGACCGAGGCGGTGCCGGACGTGGACGGCGAGGCCATTGGTTGGCGGGATCCGGACGGCAACCTGGTGGTCTTCAGCCCTCCGCGCCAACCCGGCGACGCCGGCCTGGCCTCTTCCCTGCCGCCGGCAACCTTGCAGCACTTTGCGCTGCGCACACCCAACCTGCCCGACATGCTGGACTTCTACACACGGCAGGTCGGCCTGGTGCTGTCGGACGCGGTGCGCGATCCCGAGGGCCAACTGCGTGCCTGCTTCCTGCGCAGCGATCATTTGCACCATGCGCTGGCACTCTTCTTTGCGCCCGTGGCCTGCTTCGACCACCAGTCCTTCGAGGCGCCCGACTGGGCCGCCATGAAGACCTGGGGCGATCACATGGCCGGCCTGCGCGAGCCCATCGTCTGGGGCCTGGGCCGGCATGGGCCGGGCAACGACGTGTTCTTCATGGTGCGCGATCCGGATGGCAACCTGGCGGAAATCTCGGCCGAGATCGAACACTGTGAAAGCGACCGCCCCGCAGGCGAATGGCCCCACGAGGAGCGCACGCTCAATCTCTGGGGCAAGGCCATCCTGAGAAGCTGA
- a CDS encoding Bug family tripartite tricarboxylate transporter substrate binding protein, with product MTPRSFRILCAALIAGLGCAMQPAQAQSQPFPSKPVRVVTPFPAGSGPEVALRLVADRLSKRWGQPVIVDNRPGASGFIAIEAVKRAAPDGHELLQMDNAQMAAQPFLFKKLPYDLLRDFEPVTPILRNYFFVNVPAGSRYKTMGDLLAAAKAAPSQINYGSWFVGSPGHIGAAMLETATATRMTHVPYKEMSQLYVAVGNREVDWAFGSAASAGGMQRAGKTRYLAVAAPQRVEGFPDVPTVAESGGPAGFELSAWTALLAPKGTPRAVVEKIQKDVAAVLAEPDVKDKYATMFYEPYALDTAQFLQQLRSDTQRYGDTIRQLNISLD from the coding sequence ATGACCCCTCGTTCCTTCCGAATTCTCTGCGCCGCGCTGATCGCCGGTCTGGGCTGTGCCATGCAGCCCGCGCAAGCCCAGTCCCAGCCCTTTCCCAGCAAGCCCGTGCGCGTGGTCACGCCCTTTCCCGCCGGCAGCGGCCCGGAGGTGGCGCTGCGCCTGGTGGCCGACCGCCTGAGCAAACGCTGGGGGCAGCCGGTGATCGTCGACAACCGACCCGGCGCGAGTGGCTTCATCGCCATCGAGGCCGTGAAGCGGGCCGCACCCGACGGCCATGAACTGCTGCAGATGGACAACGCGCAGATGGCGGCCCAGCCCTTTCTCTTCAAGAAGCTGCCCTACGACCTGCTGCGCGACTTCGAGCCGGTGACACCGATCCTGCGCAACTACTTCTTCGTGAACGTGCCCGCGGGCAGCCGCTACAAGACCATGGGCGATCTGCTGGCTGCGGCCAAGGCGGCGCCCAGCCAGATCAACTATGGTTCCTGGTTCGTGGGCAGCCCTGGGCACATCGGCGCGGCCATGCTGGAGACCGCCACCGCCACCCGCATGACGCACGTGCCGTACAAGGAGATGTCGCAGCTCTATGTGGCCGTGGGCAACCGGGAGGTGGACTGGGCCTTCGGCAGCGCGGCCAGTGCGGGCGGCATGCAGCGCGCGGGCAAGACGCGTTATCTCGCCGTGGCCGCGCCGCAGCGTGTGGAAGGCTTTCCCGATGTGCCCACGGTGGCCGAGTCGGGCGGGCCTGCCGGCTTCGAGCTCAGCGCCTGGACCGCGCTGCTGGCGCCCAAGGGCACGCCCAGGGCCGTGGTCGAGAAGATCCAGAAAGACGTGGCCGCCGTGCTGGCCGAGCCCGACGTGAAGGACAAATACGCCACCATGTTCTACGAGCCCTACGCGCTGGACACGGCGCAGTTCCTGCAGCAGCTGCGCAGCGACACGCAGCGTTATGGCGACACCATCAGGCAGCTCAACATCTCCCTCGACTGA
- a CDS encoding fumarylacetoacetate hydrolase family protein: MRFISYLYQDQPGWGLANADSVVPLHSPTYPTLLSALRAGQLAALGAQAAAPALAQADIRFLPVIPAPGKIFCVGHNYEEHRIETARDKTQHPLLFMRVPDSQTAHLQPILLPAESSQLDYEGEIAVVIGKAGRRIREQDAWEHVAGYSAYNDGSIRDWQRHTLQFTAGKNFSGTGAFGPWLVTRDEIADGAELTLETRLNGEVMQHTTTASMIFPIPVLINYISTFTTLEPGDVIVTGTPGGVGAKRNPPVWMKPGDRVEVEVSQVGILANTIAPD; encoded by the coding sequence ATGCGATTCATCAGCTACCTTTACCAAGACCAGCCCGGCTGGGGCCTGGCCAACGCCGACAGCGTGGTGCCGTTGCACAGCCCCACTTATCCCACGCTGCTGAGCGCGCTGCGGGCCGGCCAGCTCGCTGCACTCGGCGCGCAGGCTGCCGCACCCGCGCTGGCGCAAGCCGACATCCGCTTCCTTCCCGTGATCCCGGCACCGGGCAAGATTTTCTGCGTGGGCCACAACTACGAGGAACACCGCATCGAGACCGCGCGCGACAAGACCCAGCACCCCCTGCTGTTCATGCGCGTGCCCGATTCGCAGACGGCCCACCTGCAGCCGATCCTGCTGCCCGCCGAATCCAGCCAGCTCGACTACGAAGGTGAGATCGCCGTGGTCATCGGCAAGGCCGGGCGGCGCATCCGCGAGCAGGACGCGTGGGAGCACGTGGCCGGCTACAGCGCCTACAACGATGGCTCGATCCGCGACTGGCAGCGCCACACCCTGCAGTTCACCGCTGGCAAGAACTTCAGCGGCACCGGTGCCTTCGGCCCCTGGCTGGTGACCCGCGACGAGATCGCCGACGGTGCGGAGCTCACGCTGGAAACCCGGTTGAACGGCGAAGTCATGCAACACACCACCACCGCGTCGATGATCTTTCCCATCCCGGTGCTGATCAACTACATCTCCACCTTCACCACGCTGGAGCCCGGCGACGTGATCGTGACCGGCACGCCTGGAGGCGTCGGTGCCAAGCGTAATCCTCCCGTCTGGATGAAGCCGGGCGACCGCGTCGAAGTCGAAGTGAGCCAGGTCGGCATCCTGGCCAACACCATCGCGCCGGACTGA
- a CDS encoding DUF1989 domain-containing protein, with protein MSVAAAMSDALPRRLRVPAGHGRTFVVKAGQTVKVVDAEGQQAADFVAVREDDVHEKLSPVHTRRALKSLFFQVGDTLVSNHGRPMLRVLADTVGVHDANVPACDDTRFTVDFNVEGHRNCVANLHEGMAFYGIAPDTVPDPFNLFQNGPVTPDGRMRVTDPTSVAGDHITLLALCDLVCAVSACPQDIIPGNGLRVTPIDIEVAGPAGPADAPSASRQAL; from the coding sequence ATGAGTGTCGCCGCCGCCATGAGCGATGCCTTGCCACGCCGCCTGCGCGTACCGGCCGGCCACGGCCGGACCTTCGTGGTCAAAGCCGGCCAGACCGTGAAGGTGGTCGATGCCGAGGGCCAGCAGGCCGCCGACTTCGTCGCGGTGCGCGAAGACGACGTCCACGAAAAGCTGTCGCCCGTGCACACCCGCCGGGCGCTGAAGTCGCTGTTCTTCCAGGTGGGCGACACCTTGGTGTCTAACCATGGCCGGCCCATGCTGCGCGTACTGGCCGACACCGTCGGCGTGCACGACGCCAACGTGCCCGCGTGCGACGACACCCGCTTCACCGTCGACTTCAACGTCGAGGGCCACCGCAACTGCGTCGCCAACCTGCATGAAGGCATGGCCTTCTACGGCATCGCGCCCGACACCGTGCCCGACCCGTTCAACCTGTTCCAGAACGGCCCCGTCACGCCCGACGGCCGCATGCGTGTGACCGATCCGACCAGCGTGGCGGGCGACCACATCACGCTGCTGGCGCTTTGCGACCTGGTGTGCGCCGTGTCGGCCTGTCCGCAGGACATCATCCCCGGCAACGGCCTGCGCGTGACCCCGATCGACATCGAGGTTGCCGGTCCTGCCGGCCCGGCCGACGCCCCATCCGCGTCGCGACAGGCACTCTGA
- a CDS encoding nuclear transport factor 2 family protein, producing the protein MPETPQATEAGLRSAEEERRLAMLAADVQRLEDLLDASLLYVHSSGVGDTRESYLHKLSSAALRYQSLVFADPRFTLVGNTGLVHAQMRATVLRGGGLHPVASSYLAVWHRGASGWRLHAVQATPLQVA; encoded by the coding sequence ATGCCGGAAACACCCCAAGCCACGGAAGCGGGCCTGAGGTCCGCTGAAGAAGAGCGCCGCCTGGCCATGCTGGCGGCCGACGTGCAGCGGTTGGAAGACCTGCTGGATGCGTCGCTGCTGTACGTGCACTCCAGCGGCGTCGGTGACACCCGGGAAAGTTACCTGCACAAGCTCTCCAGCGCAGCCCTGCGTTACCAGAGCCTGGTGTTCGCCGATCCCCGCTTCACGCTGGTTGGCAACACCGGGCTGGTGCATGCCCAGATGCGGGCCACGGTGCTGCGCGGCGGCGGCCTGCATCCGGTGGCCAGCAGCTATCTCGCGGTGTGGCACCGCGGCGCGAGCGGCTGGCGTCTGCACGCGGTCCAGGCAACACCCTTGCAGGTCGCATGA
- a CDS encoding aldehyde dehydrogenase, with product MMTIQLHINGENLVAQDRRTFQRRNPVSNEVASTAAAASSRDALQAVEAASRAFAAWSTTGPGERRTLLNKAADELQAAAPGFIQSVIEETGASGLWAGFNLMTAVGILREAAAITTQIAGQVIPSDVPGNISMALRQPAGVVLGIAPWNAPGILGMRAIAVPLACGNTVILKGSECCPATHRMIVDAFERAGFPPGVVNFIAHAPEDAGAVVAAMVAHKAVRRVNFTGSTKVGKIIARLCAEHLKPALLELGGKAPFLVLDDADIDQAVGAAVFGAFMHSGQICMSTERIIVDEAVADDFVARLVVKAKQLRPGTGDSPIASVIDMATVHRCNALIDDALAKGATLLCGGKASNTMMVPTLLDHVTPDMAIYSDESFGPVKGIVRVKGEEEAVRCANDNDYGLSAAVFSRDTARALRVAQRIESGICHVNGPTVHDEPQMHFGGVKHSGIGHFGGQSGIDAFTDLRWVSLQTSPRHYPF from the coding sequence CTGATGACCATTCAATTGCACATCAACGGCGAAAACCTGGTTGCCCAGGATCGCCGGACTTTCCAACGACGCAACCCCGTGAGCAACGAGGTCGCGTCCACCGCCGCCGCGGCCTCGTCGCGGGATGCCCTTCAGGCCGTCGAGGCCGCCAGCCGGGCCTTTGCGGCGTGGTCCACGACCGGGCCCGGCGAGCGCCGCACGCTGCTGAACAAAGCCGCGGACGAACTGCAGGCCGCAGCGCCCGGCTTCATCCAATCGGTGATCGAGGAAACCGGCGCCAGTGGCCTGTGGGCGGGCTTCAACCTGATGACGGCCGTCGGCATCCTGCGCGAGGCCGCCGCCATCACGACGCAGATTGCAGGCCAGGTCATCCCGTCGGATGTGCCGGGCAACATTTCCATGGCGCTGCGCCAGCCCGCCGGCGTGGTGCTGGGCATCGCCCCCTGGAACGCCCCGGGCATCCTGGGCATGCGCGCCATCGCCGTGCCGCTGGCCTGCGGCAACACCGTCATCCTGAAAGGCTCCGAATGCTGTCCGGCCACGCACCGGATGATCGTCGATGCGTTCGAGCGCGCCGGCTTCCCGCCCGGCGTGGTGAACTTCATTGCGCATGCCCCCGAAGACGCCGGCGCGGTGGTGGCTGCCATGGTGGCCCACAAGGCGGTGCGGCGTGTCAATTTCACGGGCTCCACCAAGGTCGGAAAGATCATCGCCCGGCTGTGCGCCGAGCACCTCAAGCCGGCGCTGCTGGAGCTTGGCGGCAAGGCACCGTTTCTGGTGCTGGACGATGCGGACATCGACCAGGCCGTCGGCGCGGCAGTGTTCGGCGCCTTCATGCATTCCGGGCAGATCTGCATGTCCACCGAGCGCATCATCGTCGACGAAGCGGTGGCCGACGACTTTGTTGCACGACTCGTCGTCAAGGCGAAACAGCTTCGTCCCGGCACCGGCGATTCGCCCATCGCTTCGGTCATCGACATGGCCACCGTGCACCGCTGCAATGCGTTGATCGACGACGCCCTGGCCAAGGGCGCCACCCTGCTGTGCGGGGGCAAGGCTTCGAACACCATGATGGTTCCGACCCTGCTCGACCATGTGACGCCCGACATGGCCATCTACAGCGACGAGTCCTTCGGGCCCGTCAAGGGCATCGTGCGCGTCAAGGGCGAGGAAGAGGCGGTGCGCTGTGCCAACGACAACGACTACGGCCTGTCGGCCGCGGTGTTCAGCCGCGACACCGCCCGCGCACTGCGCGTGGCCCAGCGCATCGAATCGGGCATCTGCCACGTCAATGGTCCCACCGTACATGACGAGCCCCAGATGCACTTCGGCGGCGTCAAGCACAGCGGCATCGGCCACTTCGGTGGCCAGTCGGGCATCGACGCCTTCACCGACCTGCGCTGGGTCTCGCTGCAGACCTCGCCCCGCCACTATCCGTTCTGA
- a CDS encoding transporter substrate-binding domain-containing protein: MKFEFNRAAALLAGYLLCLVLAPSSASADTLDEVKARGKMVVAVDPTFPPFEFTDSTGKIVGYTPAIMDAVGKKLGVAIEYQKIAFNGIIPGLLAKSFDVESSSLNVTAERAKRVRFTVPFAKSANGVMTRADDSRVPTPATIESLAGLTAVVKAATAPEKQLKEFNTVLVGKGLQPITILSLDTVEQTISALLAKRGDFVFDDITVLGGAMQQNAGKLRAAGELGASQWMAWATRPDDIRLNAAISNVILGLQKSGELAALQKTHLGVVMVVPETDFVPKP, from the coding sequence ATGAAATTTGAATTCAACCGCGCGGCAGCCCTGCTTGCCGGCTACCTGTTGTGCCTGGTCCTGGCACCCTCCTCGGCAAGCGCCGACACCCTCGACGAGGTCAAGGCACGGGGCAAGATGGTCGTGGCGGTCGACCCCACCTTTCCGCCTTTCGAGTTCACCGACAGCACGGGCAAGATCGTCGGCTACACCCCTGCCATCATGGACGCGGTGGGCAAGAAGCTGGGCGTGGCGATCGAGTACCAGAAGATCGCCTTCAACGGCATCATCCCCGGCCTGCTGGCCAAATCGTTCGACGTGGAAAGCTCGTCGTTGAACGTGACGGCCGAGCGCGCCAAACGCGTCAGGTTCACCGTGCCCTTCGCCAAGAGCGCCAATGGCGTCATGACCCGCGCCGACGACAGCCGCGTTCCCACGCCGGCGACCATCGAATCGCTCGCCGGCCTCACCGCCGTGGTGAAGGCCGCCACCGCACCGGAAAAGCAACTCAAGGAGTTCAACACCGTGCTCGTCGGCAAGGGCCTGCAGCCGATCACCATCCTGAGCCTAGACACCGTGGAGCAGACGATTTCCGCACTGCTGGCCAAGCGCGGCGATTTCGTGTTCGACGACATCACGGTGCTCGGCGGCGCCATGCAGCAAAACGCCGGCAAGCTGCGTGCGGCGGGCGAACTTGGCGCCAGCCAGTGGATGGCCTGGGCCACCCGCCCCGACGACATCCGGCTCAACGCCGCCATCAGCAACGTGATCCTGGGCCTGCAGAAATCGGGCGAACTCGCGGCACTGCAGAAGACCCACCTCGGCGTGGTGATGGTCGTGCCGGAAACCGATTTTGTGCCCAAGCCATGA
- a CDS encoding IclR family transcriptional regulator yields the protein MASTHRMLRILGLFSLERPVIKPEWLMQELGVSRASIYRDLGQLTRAGLLESVAERGYVLGPMVIELDRQIRLSDPLLEAAQELPAKLAEDTGGTILLCRQHGTKVLCIHQVNGRNPALSVSYERGRAMPLYRGATSKIILACLPPAELRQLWTAERQTLVAAGLPDDYAQLTHALAQLRQTGHCVTQGEVDPDAVGFAVPLRDGEHLLGSLSVVMPAAMLTAAQRRSTLSRLQSAAGRIEGRLQDQRDKARATRKTEAP from the coding sequence ATGGCCAGTACCCATCGCATGCTGCGCATCCTCGGCCTGTTCAGCCTGGAGCGTCCTGTGATCAAGCCCGAATGGCTGATGCAGGAACTCGGCGTCTCGCGCGCCAGCATCTACCGCGACCTCGGCCAGCTGACCCGTGCCGGCCTGCTCGAAAGCGTGGCCGAAAGAGGCTATGTGCTCGGACCGATGGTGATCGAACTCGACCGGCAGATCCGCCTGTCCGACCCGTTGCTCGAGGCTGCGCAGGAGCTGCCGGCCAAGCTGGCCGAAGACACTGGCGGCACCATCCTGCTGTGCCGGCAGCATGGCACCAAGGTGCTGTGCATCCACCAGGTCAATGGCCGCAATCCCGCTCTGTCGGTGAGCTACGAACGCGGCCGCGCGATGCCCCTGTACCGCGGCGCCACCTCCAAGATCATCCTGGCCTGCCTGCCGCCGGCCGAATTGCGGCAACTGTGGACCGCCGAGCGCCAGACCCTGGTGGCCGCCGGGCTGCCCGACGACTATGCGCAGCTCACCCATGCGCTGGCCCAGCTGCGCCAGACCGGCCATTGCGTCACGCAGGGCGAGGTCGATCCCGACGCGGTGGGCTTCGCCGTGCCCTTGCGTGACGGCGAGCACCTGCTCGGCAGCCTGAGCGTGGTCATGCCGGCCGCCATGCTCACCGCGGCGCAACGCCGGTCCACGCTGAGCCGCCTGCAAAGTGCGGCCGGCCGTATCGAAGGCCGGTTGCAGGACCAACGCGACAAGGCCCGCGCCACACGCAAAACGGAGGCCCCATGA
- a CDS encoding bifunctional 3-(3-hydroxy-phenyl)propionate/3-hydroxycinnamic acid hydroxylase: MNAALPLSSLPAAMRDEQHFPVVIVGAGPTGLMLANLLGLQGIKTLVVERNTDTVGEPRAVTIDDESLRTVQAAGLLDEVLPQVVQGYGVHYHSWRGKEFARIEPKSQEYGFPKRNAFRQQLLVGELRDGLQRFDHTAIWFGHELTGFRDEGEAGGGETVHLALSHDGQTRHITCQWLVASDGGRSKVREQLGIALKGSTYDEKWLIVDLLDRVSAFRHTSTYCDPVRPAIRLPGPQGTLRYEFMLHEGEDAEQVLDEGNVRGWIRARNPADAQLAITRKVVYAFHARVAERWQSGRVFLAGDAAHLTPPFAGQGMNSGVRDAANLAWKLAAVVRGEMAPSLLATYAQERKPHAWSLIEMAVRIGRFMQPKSVLAAMLAQGALRLCSLYPPARDYVLQLKFKPRPRFGEGFFLRGERPEALVPAGQLLPQPRVELPGGSQVPLDDVLGHGFAWLGLADATPPTDLRLPCRMVRVVAQRDDFLRPEPGIDAALRDIDGSLESILRSAGARAVLLRPDRYVLAYLGYGGARDEPDLHQWHAGFAAQPSTAC; encoded by the coding sequence ATGAACGCCGCACTACCCCTGTCTTCCCTGCCCGCGGCGATGCGCGACGAGCAGCACTTCCCCGTGGTCATCGTTGGCGCCGGCCCCACCGGCCTGATGCTGGCCAACCTGCTCGGCCTGCAAGGCATCAAGACATTGGTCGTCGAGCGCAACACCGACACCGTGGGTGAACCGCGCGCCGTCACCATCGACGACGAAAGCCTGCGCACGGTGCAGGCCGCCGGGCTGCTCGACGAAGTCCTGCCACAGGTGGTGCAGGGCTACGGCGTTCACTACCATTCGTGGCGCGGCAAGGAATTCGCCCGCATCGAGCCAAAGAGCCAGGAATACGGCTTTCCCAAGCGCAACGCCTTTCGCCAGCAGTTGCTGGTCGGCGAGTTGCGCGACGGCCTGCAGCGTTTCGACCACACGGCGATCTGGTTCGGCCATGAGCTGACGGGTTTTCGCGACGAGGGGGAGGCCGGAGGCGGCGAAACCGTCCACCTGGCGCTCAGCCACGATGGCCAGACCAGGCACATCACCTGCCAGTGGCTGGTGGCCAGCGATGGCGGCCGCAGCAAGGTGCGCGAGCAACTCGGCATCGCGCTCAAGGGCAGCACCTATGACGAGAAATGGCTGATCGTCGATCTGCTGGACCGCGTCTCGGCGTTTCGCCACACCAGCACCTATTGCGATCCGGTGCGCCCGGCGATTCGCCTGCCCGGGCCACAAGGCACCTTGCGCTACGAGTTCATGCTGCACGAGGGGGAAGACGCGGAGCAGGTGCTGGACGAGGGCAACGTGCGCGGCTGGATCCGCGCCCGCAATCCTGCCGACGCGCAATTGGCCATCACGCGCAAGGTCGTCTACGCCTTTCACGCGCGGGTGGCCGAACGCTGGCAATCCGGCCGGGTGTTCCTGGCCGGCGACGCGGCCCATCTCACGCCACCGTTCGCAGGGCAGGGCATGAACAGCGGTGTGCGCGATGCCGCCAACCTGGCCTGGAAACTCGCCGCCGTGGTGCGTGGCGAGATGGCGCCCAGCCTACTCGCCACCTACGCGCAGGAGCGCAAGCCCCATGCCTGGTCGCTGATCGAGATGGCCGTGCGCATCGGCCGCTTCATGCAACCCAAGTCGGTGCTGGCGGCGATGCTGGCGCAAGGGGCGCTCAGGCTGTGCAGCCTGTATCCCCCGGCGCGCGACTACGTGCTGCAGCTCAAGTTCAAGCCCCGGCCGCGTTTCGGCGAAGGCTTCTTCCTGCGCGGCGAGCGCCCCGAGGCGCTGGTGCCGGCCGGCCAGTTGCTGCCCCAGCCGCGGGTGGAACTGCCCGGCGGTAGCCAGGTGCCGCTGGACGACGTGCTGGGGCATGGCTTCGCCTGGCTTGGCCTGGCGGACGCCACGCCGCCGACGGACTTGCGCCTGCCCTGCCGGATGGTGCGTGTGGTGGCGCAGCGGGACGATTTCCTGCGGCCGGAGCCGGGCATCGATGCGGCGTTGCGCGACATCGACGGTTCGCTGGAAAGCATTCTCCGCAGCGCCGGTGCCCGCGCCGTGCTGCTGCGCCCCGACCGCTATGTGCTGGCCTACCTCGGGTACGGCGGCGCACGCGACGAACCGGACCTGCATCAGTGGCACGCCGGCTTTGCAGCCCAGCCATCCACGGCCTGTTAG
- a CDS encoding carotenoid oxygenase family protein yields the protein MWSTKNPFLQGPFEPLLNEYVVSDLQVDGEIPRELNGALYRTGSNQHFRPNDPDHFHWFDGDGMVHAFRLQDGRASYCNRLVETDGLKAERAAGRALYNGITGHTGVPQPPLPEGAPLIKSVAGINVISLAGRVLTMHEIDPFYWELDPLNLQTRGKFDFGGQFPAMLTAHPHADPRTGEMLFYAQDNEGGTLDCFATDAQGQVLSRHRVRLPFAPWIHDFIFTAQYYVFVFGPIRTRPYAPDLIPMGRSSLSFDNQAPTRVLLVNRRTGQDRWLETDASFTLGHFLNAHEAADKIIVDASVTRTVLPGFKGQIENFYPFPLVDEPSPVSGPELHRITIDLSTGRVGTSRIGDFAAEFVRPNETIMGTPQRYGYMAGIHSPGPQTRGFNCLVKHDYETGRSSFQHLSVGYDMIPGEPIFVPKAGATAEDEGWIMAVWWDPLRNASEMVIHEAQDFDGAPAARIRLDHHVPLGFHGNWIPDA from the coding sequence ATGTGGTCCACCAAGAACCCCTTCCTCCAGGGGCCTTTCGAGCCGCTGCTCAACGAATACGTCGTCTCCGACCTGCAGGTGGACGGCGAAATCCCCCGCGAACTGAACGGCGCCTTGTACCGCACCGGCTCCAACCAGCATTTCCGCCCGAACGATCCGGACCACTTTCACTGGTTCGACGGCGACGGCATGGTGCATGCGTTCCGGCTCCAGGACGGCCGTGCCAGCTACTGCAACCGCCTGGTGGAAACCGACGGCCTGAAGGCCGAGCGCGCGGCGGGTCGCGCGCTCTACAACGGCATCACCGGCCACACCGGCGTGCCGCAGCCACCGCTGCCCGAAGGCGCGCCCCTGATCAAGTCGGTGGCCGGCATCAACGTCATCTCGCTCGCGGGCCGGGTGCTGACCATGCACGAGATCGACCCCTTCTACTGGGAGCTGGACCCGCTCAACCTGCAAACGCGCGGCAAGTTCGATTTCGGCGGGCAGTTCCCCGCCATGCTGACGGCGCATCCGCACGCCGACCCGCGCACCGGCGAGATGCTGTTCTATGCGCAGGACAACGAAGGCGGCACGCTCGACTGTTTCGCGACAGATGCCCAAGGCCAGGTGCTGTCGCGCCACCGCGTGCGGCTGCCCTTCGCCCCGTGGATCCATGACTTCATCTTCACCGCGCAGTACTACGTGTTCGTCTTCGGGCCGATACGCACACGCCCCTACGCGCCCGACTTGATTCCCATGGGGCGCAGCTCGCTGAGTTTTGACAACCAAGCCCCCACACGGGTGCTGCTGGTGAACCGCCGAACCGGACAGGACCGCTGGCTCGAGACGGATGCGTCGTTCACGCTCGGCCATTTCCTCAACGCGCACGAGGCGGCGGACAAGATCATCGTCGATGCCTCGGTGACCCGCACCGTGCTGCCGGGCTTCAAGGGGCAGATCGAGAACTTCTATCCGTTTCCCCTGGTCGACGAACCGTCACCGGTGTCGGGGCCCGAATTGCACCGCATCACCATCGACCTGTCCACCGGCCGGGTCGGCACCAGCCGTATCGGCGACTTCGCGGCCGAATTCGTCCGCCCCAACGAAACCATCATGGGCACACCCCAGCGCTACGGCTACATGGCCGGCATCCACTCGCCGGGCCCGCAGACGCGCGGCTTCAACTGCCTCGTCAAGCATGACTACGAGACCGGACGCAGCAGCTTCCAGCACCTGTCGGTGGGCTACGACATGATTCCGGGTGAACCCATCTTCGTGCCGAAGGCCGGCGCCACCGCGGAAGATGAGGGATGGATCATGGCCGTGTGGTGGGATCCGCTGCGCAACGCTAGCGAGATGGTGATCCACGAAGCGCAGGACTTCGACGGGGCGCCGGCGGCACGCATCAGGCTGGACCACCACGTGCCGCTGGGTTTCCATGGCAATTGGATCCCCGATGCGTGA
- a CDS encoding urea carboxylase-associated family protein: protein MLLTIDPPSRAPTARRDIQVMPGQAGSIVVLQGQLLKITALGAGAVASVFGFVHGEPSTFLSVHHTRVFSNAYVLGAGMRLVTNRRRALMVLGKDTVGTHDLLMPASTSGYLQEIGLGPETGCVEAVQAELQRLGIMPPRLPDPVNLFMHVRLHQDGRLEPLPNRVVAGDHVVCRVLRDTTFVVAACCTGIAGNDRPAPLMLSAAEDLSEL from the coding sequence ATGTTATTGACGATCGATCCGCCTTCGCGCGCCCCGACGGCCCGGCGCGACATCCAGGTGATGCCCGGGCAGGCCGGCAGCATCGTGGTGCTGCAAGGCCAGTTGCTGAAAATCACCGCGCTCGGCGCGGGCGCCGTTGCATCTGTGTTCGGCTTCGTGCATGGTGAGCCGTCGACCTTCCTGTCGGTGCACCACACGCGGGTGTTCAGCAACGCCTATGTGCTCGGCGCGGGCATGCGCCTGGTGACCAACCGGCGCCGCGCGCTGATGGTGCTGGGCAAGGACACCGTCGGCACGCACGACCTGCTGATGCCCGCTTCCACCAGCGGGTATCTGCAGGAGATCGGCCTCGGCCCCGAGACCGGCTGCGTCGAGGCGGTGCAGGCCGAACTGCAGCGGCTGGGCATCATGCCGCCTCGCCTGCCCGATCCGGTGAACCTGTTCATGCACGTCCGGCTGCACCAGGACGGCCGCCTCGAACCGTTGCCCAACCGGGTGGTGGCGGGGGATCACGTCGTTTGCCGCGTCTTGCGGGACACCACCTTCGTCGTGGCCGCCTGCTGCACCGGCATCGCCGGCAACGACCGGCCCGCACCGCTGATGCTCAGTGCGGCCGAAGACTTGTCCGAACTCTGA